A genome region from Anolis carolinensis isolate JA03-04 chromosome 6, rAnoCar3.1.pri, whole genome shotgun sequence includes the following:
- the ormdl3 gene encoding ORM1-like protein 3, protein MNVGTAHSEVNPNTRVMNSRGIWLSYVLGIGLLHVILLSIPFFSVPVVWTLTNIIHNMSMYIFLHTVKGTPFETPDQGKARHLTHWEQMDYGVQFTASRKFLMITPIILYFLTSFYTKYDRTHFIINTISLMSVLIPKLPQLHGVRIFGINKY, encoded by the exons ATGAATGTGGGCACGGCTCACAGTGAAGTGAACCCGAACACTCGGGTCATGAACAGTCGGGGCATTTGGCTCTCTTACGTCTTGGGAATCGGCCTTCTACACGTCATCCTCCTCAGCATCCCCTTTTTCAGCGTCCCTGTGGTTTGGACTCTAACCAACATCATCCACAATATG AGCATGTATATTTTCTTGCACACGGTCAAAGGGACGCCGTTTGAGACTCCTGATCAGGGGAAAGCCCGGCATCTCACCCATTGGGAACAGATGGATTATGGTGTCCAATTCACAGCTTCCCGCAAATTCCTGATGATCACACCAATTATACT TTATTTCCTTACCAGTTTCTACACGAAATATGACCGGACTCACTTCATCATCAACACCATCTCCTTGATGAGCGTCTTGATCCCCAAACTACCCCAGCTGCATGGTGTCCGCATCTTTGGGATCAATAAGTACTGA